The genomic window CGAGGTCGAAGGGACTCACAACTACATCTCGAACGGCGTCGTTTCGCATAACTCCCAGATGCTGGGGTACATTGAGAACATCGCACCCCGCTCGGTCTACACCTCCGGGAAAGGTTCGTCCTCGGCAGGTCTGACTGCCGCAGCGGTTCGCGACGACTTCGGCGACGGACAGCAGTGGAGCCTCGAGGCCGGCGCGCTCGTCCTCGCAGACCAGGGGATCGCGGCCATCGACGAACTCGATAAAATGAGAAGCGAGGATCGGAGTGCCATGCACGAGGCCTTAGAGCAACAGAAGATTTCGGTCTCGAAGGCGGGGATCAACGCCACGCTCAAGTCCCGCTGTTCGCTGCTCGGCGCGGCGAACCCCAAGTACGGCCGCTTCGACCAGTACGAGCCGATCAGCGAGCAGATCGACCTCGAGCCGGCGCTGATCTCGCGGTTCGATCTGATCTTTACGGTCACGGACACGCCCGACGAGGAGAAAGACCGTAACCTCGCAGAACACATCATCACGACCAACTACGCTGGCGAGTTGACCACCCAGCGCGAGGAGATGAACCAACTCGAGGTCAGTCAGGGCGAGATCGACGAGATGACCGATCAGGTCGATCCGGAGATCGATGCGGAACTCCTGCGGAAGTACATCGCGTACTCGAAACAGAACTGCCATCCGCGGATGACCGAGGCGGCCCGCAACGCGATCCGGGACTTCTACGTCGATCTGCGATCGAAGGGGACCGACGAGGACGCGGCGGTGCCGGTGACGGCCCGAAAGCTCGAGGCGCTAGTTCGGCTCTCGGAGGCGAGCGCCCGGGTTCGGCTGTCGGATACGGTCGAGCAGAGCGACGCCGAGCGGGTCATCGAGATCGTGCGCTCGTGTCTGCAAGACGTCGGGGTCGATCCCGAGACCGGCGAGTTCGACGCGGACATCGTCGAGGCCGGGACCTCGAAGTCCCAGCGCGATCGGATCAAGAACCTCAAACAGCTGATCGGCGATATCGAGGAGGAGTACGACGACGGCGCGCCGGTCGATATCGTCATGGAGCGGGCCGAGGAGATCGGGATGGACCACTCCAAGGCCGAACACGAGATCGACAAGCTCAAACAGAAAGGCGAGGTTTACGAGCCGAGTACGGACACGCTCCGAACGACGTAGATACTGTACGTCGACTCGGCTCGAGCACGGTTCGAGACCCACAGCAAGATCTGTTAGAGGGCTCGAAGTGGGGCGGGGCTGTACGACCAACGGATATCGGACCCCACGCTGTTGCGGAAGCAACTTTCGTCGCCGAGAACGGTCCGTTGAGACCGAGTCCTCAGCGGTCCTCGATGGTCGTAACGGTCGACCGGATCGTCACCGCTGCCACGTCGGCGACATCGGCGGCTCTCGCTTGAGTTACCGTCGGCCACTCCTCGCGCTCGCCGGCGGCCTTGTAGAGACAGGCCGCGGCGACGCCGCTTGGATTGCGGCCGACGACTTTTCCCGCCTCGAGCAGATCGGCGACGTGTTCGCTCGCGCGGCGTTCGACGTCGGTGCCGACCTCGAGTTTCGAGGCGTATCGCGGCAGGTACTGGGTGGGATCGATCGGCCCCGTCGGGAGTCCGAGATCGCGGTTCAAGGCGTCGTAGGCAACGGTGAGTTCATCCGCATCTGCGCGAGCGACGTCGGCGATCTCCTCGCTCGTGCGGGCGACCGATCGGGTTCGACAGATCGCGTAGATCGCGGCGGCGGCGAACCCTTCGAGCGAGCGGCCCTGAAAGAGCCCCTCGGACTGGGCGGATTCGAAGAGAGCACAGGCCTGTTCTCTGGCGGAGTCCGGTAGCGAGAGCAACGCGGTGATCCGCCTGATTTCGGCGAACCCGTAGACCTGATTCCGTTCGGCTTTCGACGAGATTCGAGCGCGATTGTGCTCCCGACGCAACCTGGCGATCTGGCGGCGTTTTCGACCGGTGAGCCGCGAACTGTAGCTCGAGTCGGAACCGGAGCCGTAGCCGATTTCCGTCGAGAGTCCCCGATCGTGTCTCGAGCGAGTGAGCGGTGCACCGGTTCGTCGCCGGTCGGTGTCATCATCTTCGAACGACCGCCATTCGGGACCGTGATCGATCGCATCCTCGGCGGAGATAAGTCCACATTCTTCGCAGATGGTTTCGGTACCCCTCCTCCGTAATCTGCCGTCACACTCGGGGCAGATCGCAGACGAATCGATATCTGCCATTGGCTATTGTTCTCTATATTCAGTTGTCTCCCCTTAGTATATAAACTGTTGGGAGTCGGGAAGGAACGGGAAGGCGAAGCGAACGGGCGGGCGGCTACCGATCGATCAACTGCGCCAGCAGGGACCGCGACCGCGAGTCCGACATGTCGGGTGACGACTCGGACGAGTCGTCC from Natrinema versiforme includes these protein-coding regions:
- a CDS encoding transcription initiation factor IIB family protein, coding for MADIDSSAICPECDGRLRRRGTETICEECGLISAEDAIDHGPEWRSFEDDDTDRRRTGAPLTRSRHDRGLSTEIGYGSGSDSSYSSRLTGRKRRQIARLRREHNRARISSKAERNQVYGFAEIRRITALLSLPDSAREQACALFESAQSEGLFQGRSLEGFAAAAIYAICRTRSVARTSEEIADVARADADELTVAYDALNRDLGLPTGPIDPTQYLPRYASKLEVGTDVERRASEHVADLLEAGKVVGRNPSGVAAACLYKAAGEREEWPTVTQARAADVADVAAVTIRSTVTTIEDR